The window CTAAGATTGCTCATTGCTTAATAATGCTCAACAAAACAATatagggaaaattgtttttttaggccaaaaaaatgataactatgtcctATTGGACTATTCTCATATACTTTATGTCATATTAGTCTAAATATCTTCAAAATGACAATATTGTCCtttatttcaattaaaaattcgaaattacaattaataaaaaaaaatttaaaaatttaaatataatttttaaataaaataatttaaaaaaatattaaaaatcccTCCAATAAAGGAAAATTACCGCAAATACCACTTTCATAatatcacttttcatgtttacactaaccacttttacccacACTTTTAATGAATGGTAAAAGACACTTATACCTATAGGATTAATTAATCAAGACTTAGAGTTTATAGTTGAGGGTggagtagggtttttggaatgtggaatttaggattctaataaatatataaataaatacttaaaaaatataaaacattttgaaaaaaaaatttgaaaaacaaatttataaaaaagtttgaatttaagaaattataattcgaaaacataaaaaaaaaattatatttttatttaaataatgatttattatatatagaaagaaaaaaggTATAACAGTCTTTTGCCGGTTCAGATCAGGATCGACTGGTTCAGATCGAACGTTTCGAAAtcgatgttttaatttttttaatttaaaaattgattttataaatcacgatttttttaaaacaatttaataaatacaaGGAAATttaatatttccaaatattttattCCCATATTTTTGGAACTATTTATCCTTATCAGTAGAATCTGTATTCTACTATATGTAGAACACAATAAACATGTTTGAAATCGATTTTCActagttttagatttatagtaatgtgtagatttcgATTTTTAcaggttttagatttatagtaatgtgtagattcCAGATTCTACAAATTTTAGAACGATAGGTTAAGTGCGGAATgtgttttccaaatatttttagattactATTATCTACGTAGATCATGTATTCTAAACAtattagattcaatgaaaaaagtggattaCATTTTCTACTGTGTAAAATGTCAATTCTATTTTTTGTAgaacaaaatatgaaattacgatttaaacatttttagaattagaaaaaaataccaATAATTGGATATAGGTATTTCATCAGTAGTtactattttttgaatttttttgtttgcaaaactatttatttgatttatttttgaaaatactaAAGGGTATTAGAAGAAAAAGTGgtacaaaaaaagaaattagcTTAATaggacatagttatcatttttttggcctaaaaaaacaattttcccaacaATATATAAGagactattttttaaaaaaaatctgattacGATCCAATCCATAACAAATAATTGATTGATATTTATAATGTATATTATTGTGGCACTTTACTCAGTCGGGTAAATATACAGCAAAGTCGGGCTACTAAGCAGAGTACCTATACCCGGATTAAATGAGACAGCCACCAGTATCTGGCGTTCCTGATACTACGGTTTTACGGCCACACTCatggaaaataaaataaccaccaaagttaaaacattttttagCAGGTTATGTCAGAATGCTTATCAGTAAGAGTGAATTTAAGGAGTCGGGGATAAAATGTGATATACAGTGTGAAAGGTTTTGTGCAGTGGAGGAGTCGATTAATCATTACTATTTGATGTACTCCAGGTATTCAGATTGGGCTATACTAAAAGTTTCCACACACCCATGTAGCTTCTTTATGCAATCCTTTTTTTGCGAATATGGGTTATTAGTATTGGAGGATTTCACTGTGTGTATAAGATGCTCAATTTGCATGGATCCTATGGTATACattgaaacctctataaattaataatgttgggactaaaccaaaacaataatttttttattagtttatagagatattaatttatcgatatactaattgaaccaaaaactcgatttgagactataaaattatattattttatagaaaattttagtgtatattaatttatagagtattaatttaaagaggttatactgtaTTTGGAAAAAACACAATGATAAAAATTGTAATGGATTGATATAAACCCTCAGCATACTCTAAAGTTGtcatagacaaaaaaaaattccatgGCAATAAGCTCAAATAAGCATAGGGTAACGCAGACACAATCCATTAAGAATATAAGGcaaaaaatttccaaatatgCCTCAAAGAATATGAAGGTAGTGTCTTACCGATGGATTTAGGAAGAATAAGGAGTTTTTCTTTGGTAATGGGTGGCATAATACATTAAACGGCTTTGATGGTTTAATGAAAGCAAGGAAAACAAGAAGCAGCATTTCTCCTCTACAAacagaattttaaatttttttgggcGATGAAATGTATGAAGAATCTTCGATAATTTCATGTGATGTCtgtgatatattatttttaattggtAAAGATAATTTTAGAACCAAAAAATAACTTTCTTTTGCAACCAACATTGAATGTAATACAACTGATCAAGGAAAGCTTTTTGCATTTTGAAACTATGCACATGATAAATACTTTCGCCAATCCTCACCAATTATCACCCTATACATTCAATTAAGTGTTTATCTATCTTATTTAAATAGaagtacaaataaaaattactcATTTATTTTACCacttatttataataaaataccattgaattaattaattaacatacattttagtatttttgtctttttctgtttattaatgcatttttctaaattaattattaCCTAACTCAAATCGTAATATTtctttattgaaaaaaaaaaactttctaaatcaaaattaccaataaataatattattttgcgTTTCCTAAATTCTAGATTATCAATTATCAATATAATattctttatttattaaaaatacataacaaTAGCATgttatgtatgttttttttttacataatgaTAAATGTTACTTATGTTTTCAACCAAGTGGTTCACTCCACACTAGTTTCATTAATGACCTCGTAAACTGTATAAAACTTGGTCTATATCAATATGTCTGAATTACATTAGTTAACCAAGTAGTCCTATTATTAGTTTATTAAACCAAGCCACTACATTAAATAACACAAATCGGAAATAGTGAGCTACTTGAAATAATCTCTCGATACTTCATCTATCATTTCcattaatgaatatatttagaGATTTTATACTATttgtcaaatttttaatattatatatttatttttaattaaattacaCACATTGTACTCTTATGGGTTTTATCTACTAGGTATAAGTGTAACATCACACTTGATAACTAACAATAATATGAATGATattctaatattttattattaacgTCCATATTATATCAACATTTAATAATGGTTTAATGGTTTATAAGCTTCGACATGCTTCTCTGAAGCGCCCTAGTATACTCTACTTGTTCACCtggttaaaacaaaaaatgatttatattagCATATTTACATGTTTGAAGTCTATTTTCTATATGATTTCCGTACTCCATTTTTAACAACATCAAATTCACTTGTATAACgtacatttttttaatatcaaatatttaaataatagtgtagatgattattttaaatattaaataaaataaaaattagatgttgaaatagtttatttataaaaacaaaaataaatatcctCAAGCTCTAGTTTAAATTTATAAGAACTGCAATCATGTTGAATACACACACTATTAGTGAATGTCCAGTATTTAAATCATAAACACACTCCATTTTAAATAATTAGAGAATCTATATCGtgttgtaaaatatattttatcttaatATTTTGGAATTAACTTCAGTTTTATtgataaatacataattaactgtatttatatattttggttgtgtgattttaaatttatattttggttatatttaaaaatatatattttatgttaattcATGTACCTTTAACCAAAACATCTACTATATTTTAAACAGAAGTAGTATGTTACAATCTTGTTAGAAACAAGATTATAATTTGCATTTTTATCTTCTCCATCTTAACAATTTTTATCTTCTCCATCTTAacaaacattcttcttcttcttttttcttgtcCCACAAATTCCGTTTTCTTCATTGTTAATCTCACCTCTGGTTTGGCCCTTTTCTACGGGTAATTAACTCCGTTTCTGATTACTTTTCTTTCGTACCACATTATGTGCTTGAGACAGTGATTGGTTCGTCATTTGCTGACAAAACTACAAAACAGAACAAGAGTTTCTTTGTTTCAAATTGTCCCCATGGTTGTTGTAATGGATCCTCATCGTTGCTTTATAGGCAGGGTAATCTGAAATTCCCAGCGCATCATTCATTCGAGAATCTTCCCTCGTTTGGTTTATGATATTGTCAAGGCTGTGTATATACATAGGTTGCGGTCTGATTCTTTCTCAAAGAGCTTGAAGATGATATATGTTCATGGATATTAAGAGCACATACATTGACCATTTTTGAAATGTATTACGAAAGAATAAGAATTTTGCTTTTCTTGGTTTGGTTCTTGTGAGACCATGAGAATGGAGACTCCAGGAAGCTCAAGTAAGATGTTAGGTAGAGATAGGTTCCACGGTAATGCAGATTTTGGTAATGAAGATAATGTTTGCAATCAGACAGGGGAGGTGTTTTCAGATGAGTTCTTGAAGGATTATAGTGCTCAAAGAAAAGCTAGTAAAAATGTTGAAAAGAGTCATTATGGGGATTTCAATCGAGCCCTTGGGATCCAGAGAGTTAATTCCGGAGTTTCAGATGTTGCTGACTCGCCTTGGATGTACCAAACAGCATCAGATGTTTCATTACCTGTAAAATTGAAGCTTCTATGCAGTTTTGGGGGAAGGATCTTACCGCGGTCTGGTGATGGGAAGCTTAGCTACATTGGAGGCGAGACTCGGATAATATCGACGTATAAGCATGTTGGTTTGAATGAGTTGATGCAAAAGACATTTGCTATATGCAACCATCCTCATACAATCAAGTACCAATTACCAGGAGAAGATCTTGATGCACTAATCTCCGTCCGCTCGGATGAAGATCTTCTTCATATGATTGAAGAgtatcaagaagctgaagagaaGGCTGGTTCCAAGAGGATAAGAGTGTTTCTTGTGTCTTTAACTGAGAACAAGAACATAAACCAAAACACAGATATTGAACATTATCAATATCTATCAGCTCTTAATGGTTTTGTGGATGTGAGTCCTCAAAAGAGTTTAAGTGGGAAAAGTCAAGCAACAACACAATTTGGAACTGCTTCAGATTATAGCCCTCCCTTAAGTCATAGAGACTCTCCTACTTCTAGTCATTACATGCATGGGATTCAGATACCATATGACCTCCCATCTCCCTCATCAGCACACAAGAGATCCAATACCGACACTTCTTACTTCGTTAATCCATATGGAGTCTATGATAATAACTTCCCGTTCATGGTTGCTCCAAACTTTCCACAGCAGAATCCTTTCTTGTTTGAGACGAACCATCCTGAGAGGAACTTCCACAGGAGCCCCAGTGGGAATGTTTTTCCTCATCCTCAAACCGGTCCAGCCTATACTGGGTCTGGGAAACTTATGCTAAAAAACGTTGTTTCTGATCCACAGTTGCATGATAAGAGCCAAATAGACAACCGGTTTGAAGCAGTCACCAAACCTCCATGGCAAATGGTGAGAGAGAAGTCACCTTCTTTAGCTATGTCTTTTGGTTCAGAGATATGGGAAGAGAGTGACTTCTCATTCAAGAATCCACAACTAGTAAACAACGAGACTCAACTCACCACAGAAGTTAACAAATGGATGAACCATGAGGATCCTAGCTCCTTTGATCTTGCTTCAAAACAACTTGGAGTTAGTGAATCTAGTAACTCCTTCAGTCAAAGTTACCATAGAGTTGTCAGGATTGCTTCAATCGGTTCACAAGACTCAGGAAGTTCTGTGTTCTCTTTATCCACCAATACCAACGAGAATCTTGCTGATTGTTTGGTTAGAAAAGAAAATCTTGATGTACTCCCATGTACACAGATATCATCTAATGATCTTTACAGAAAGAATCTGCTCGGTGAAAGGGTCCTAGTTGAGGATGTTACAAACGATACTACTATTGTTCCTCATGTACATATTAAAACAGATGATAATAACTACTATACAAGAGAAGGAGAGAATACAAGTGTTTGTTCCGAATCTAGAGTAGAGGTAactttgctttttctttttttttagtagaTTTTCTCTGTGTGGCTGTGATGCTATCTTTTATTATACAGGAAAAATATGGTAAAGGAAACATTACTGATGATGCAGTGGGAGAAGCTGGAATCTGTAACGTACAGGTAACAAAAAGTTTTCAGAcagttggttttgtttttaagtGTTGTTCATCATTGACTTTGGTCTTTGTAAGTTCAGATTATAAAGAATACAGATCTTGAGGACTTACATGAGCTAGGATCTGGAACATTTGGAACTGTTTATTATGGGAAGTGGAGAGGGACCGATGTTGCTATCAAGAGGATAAAGAATAGCTGCTTCTCTGGTCGATCATCAGAGCAAGAACGACAGGTTTTTACTTACTTAACTCAGCTTTACATCATATGTCTCCTCCATTAGCTTCACACTGGTGTTTTAATTTGTACAGACGAAAGATTTCTGGAGAGAAGCTAGGATCTTGGCGAATCTCCACCATCCAAATGTGGTGGCCTTTTATGGGGTTGTACCAAAAGGACCTGGTGAAAGTATGGCGACTGTGACTGAGTTTATGGTTAATGGATCTTTGAGACATGCCTTGCACAGAAAAGATAGGTACATCCTAATcttagtcttcttcttcttcttctgagttAATACTGATGAAAGTAATCCCACAGGTCGCTTGATAGGCGCAAGAAGCTGATGATAACGCTAGATGCTGCATTTGGCATGGAGTATTTACATTTGAAGAACATAGTTCATTTTGACCTAAAATGCGATAACTTGCTTGTTAACTTGAGAGATACGCAACGACCAATATGCAAGGTAACAAACCCCGTTTCCAAAATCTGTTAACTTGAGAGATTCTAGGCCAACACGAGTAAATTTCCCTGACCCAAAACCACAACATATAACATTACTTTCTTTCCGTTCCAAGCTTTACCTATAGCTAGCTAACACACTTGGTAAGTTCCCCAGCTTACATATTTGGATTATGCAGGTTGGTGACTTTGGATTGTCAAGAATAAAACGGAACACGCTGGTCTCTGGTGGAGTTAGAGGAACACTTCCATGGATGGCACCTGAGCTGTTAAATGGAAGCAGCAACCGCGTCTCTGAGAAGGTACACCACAATCATTTTTTTCAGGATCAACCAACCAATAACAACGAAAAGCTTAGTTTAAATTAGCTACCATTTTTGCAGGTAGATGTTTTCTCATTTGGTATCGCCATGTGGGAGATATTAACAGGCCAAGAGCCTTACGCAGATATGCACTGCGGCGCCATAATAGGTCTATCTATGCTtctcttattttcttattagtCTTACAGAAGCAAATGCAGTTTCTACCATGTTCTGTCTTTTGATGCTTGTTGTGTTATGATAAAAAGGTGGGATTGTGAACAATACGTTGAGACCTTCGGTGCCGGAGAAATGTGATCAGATGTGGAGAGAGTTGATGGAGCAATGCTGGTCGTTTGATCCGGCGATACGACCATCGTTCACGGAGATTATTGATCGGCTCCGGCTAATGTCAGCTGCCTTGCAACCCAAGCGACGAACCCAAACCACCAGCCGATGAAGTAAAAAGAGTACAAATTATTGTAAAGCTACAAGATTAAAGGATGAATATTGTAAATTAGTAGtaatatttatagatatatacaCACATGGCAGCTTGTGTCGGAGTAATGTTGTTGTATCCATGATATAAACGTTGAATGCATGAAGATCTTTTGCGTAAGAACAGAAAAAAATGTGGCCGGTGACAACTTTTTGTGTGTTGAATGCGTTTGCTTTAGCAAAacactaggtaataacccgcgccttgcgcgggatgtgattattagtttcgttattttttaataaaaacacattaaatatgtttaatctgaatatcggttcggttttaagttagtttttggtttttaatctgctaaaatataactattattttaaattaatacctattttggtttattcggttagaatatttgattttttagttttttcggtTAAAACCAAACATTACTATTATTTCTTTCATGTTATCAATTTTAGatagtcgtcatgtcgaaccaaggTTTCATATCATAGTTTGTAAACggataatagttcaagaaaaaaaaaagaaaattattaagacaaattatttcactacaatttggtcggtagtgaaagaagcattaagaaaaacaatatatattccaacttccaaaaaataaaatagatactTCAGTTGTGGTAAATACTTAGTTGCAAGGTGTTCACGTCAAGGTGCACAtttatgtgtatgtaaaagtatataaaaatagttaacaaatatataaatatattgttaattaatattaaatgatatttttatttaaaataatacatgaaaaataaaattaaaattaattaaaaattaaaaattaaaacggctttgacattagtgaatttttttcatataaagaaaataaattgtatTCATAAATAGACGTGGACACAAATCAAATATCCGAATATTTGGAGGCATTCATGTTGATTCAATATTTTGCCACTGGATCATTGACTCTAATATCcgaaatgatttaaaattttaaagaatatccgatttgattcgtaaataaaataaatttttttaaataactgaaaaatttaataataacattttattacaaaaataaaatattatttaacgttttaaaattttaatacctaataataataaatttaattcataaaaatattgtaaaacttatataaattataatatatatatataacatgtatatataatactatacatatatgtatatatatgcatataaaagatcgaattagatatatgtttccaaaaaaattggtatttgtgatttatttttttttgtttgatattgtattttagtatctGATTTGCTTCGTATAGTTATGGATATCCATATTTTTGGTTCAATCAAAAAGGATAACGaattgaatcaaaatttataactattttgcccaactttatccgtaaacaataaaagcactatatatatatatatacagtttagcttttgattagttatttgttttgattcgaaccaaAAAATCCAAAGTTTTATTGGAGCCATGCATGCaggttttatatttaaaaatacaaaatatatagtgtgaatacatttatgattatagtgtgaacgcgttagcatatttattatcaaatcattgtgaggttgccacgtgtctattatagtgtgaatgcttttattataatgtttatcctttaatatataagggattgaGACATTTGTCTGTTAGTAATCGAAATctgatgtgtttttttttttacatcggTATTTACAATTTAAAAGAGAAAGGTACAGcattgctcaaaaaaaaaaaaaaaaaaaaagaaaggtatAGCAAGCAATGAGGAATGCAAGAGGGTTGTTTTTATTGTTAATGATAAATGTGAGGCGTAAATAAAGTTAGCGGAAAAGGTTGGGGGGTCAATGGTGTAAATAAAAAAAGGGTATGATCCTGAAGATGGGAATGAATACACGGCACGTACTTCAAAGCTCAAAACGGGCGGGGTACACGTCACGCCTAATCTTATCTCATTGTCTCTTTCTCAGTTTATCATcaatctttttttcttattgGCCCACCGAACCATTTTTTCATATCAAAAACGTTACAAAACTCATAGATATCTGATAAATGTGAACATGTTAGAAGCAAAAACGTTACAAAACTCATAGATATCTGATAAATGTGAACATGTTAGAAGCGTCAAAGGCAGATActgtttgattttgataaacgTGATAGGATAAGAACTTGTATCCAAATTGTATTATTGGTCACATTatggaaataaataatttttttgccAACAAagcaaataaatatttataaacaaaaaagattttgattcttatttattttggatTATGTTATTACAGCCAAGTGCGGTGAACTATCTTCCTTATAAATTGATCAAAACCGAAGAGGTCCCCCAGAAGTCTAGTTTCGTGTACAACAAATCCTTTGGTCAGGATGGAGAAAGCAATCGAGAGACAAAGAGTTCTTCTTGAACATCTccgtccttcttcttcttcctctcacaGCTTTGAAGGCTCTCTCTCTGTAAGCTCTTCTCTATCTCTCTATCTTGTTCTCGATCTGGATTTATTTTAACTgaattttagattttgattttcgATATgagctgaaaaaaaaatattgttacaGCTTGATTGAGATCGAACTGATGACTGTGATTTTGTGTTTGGTTCTTGTTTTCACCATTTTTCATTGATCTCTTAAAAAGTGAAAAGCTTATATCGTTTCGAATCCAAATGACCAGGCTTCAGCTTGCTTGGCTGGGGACAGTGCTGCGTATCAGAGGACCTCTCTCTATGGAGATGATGTAGTCATTGTTGCGTAAGTCCCATCTTTTGAAGACTTTTTGTCTCAGATATGATAAACTGACGCAATTAATTGATCCGTTGCAGGGCACATAGGACGGCACTATGCAAGTCGAAACGTGGCAATTTCAAGGATACTTATCCGGATGATCTTCTTGCACCTGTTTTGAGGGTATGTCTCTGTTCTCTTgttggtttttatattttctttactaCTTCTTGTGTTTATATGGTGTTTTCTTCTTGGTGCAGGCATTAATAGAGAAGACGAATCTGAACCCAAGTGATGTTGGTGACATTGTTGTCGGTACTGTTCTGGCACCGGGATCTCAGAGGGCCAGCGAGTGCAGGATGTCTGCTTTCTACGCCGGTTTCCCTGGTATGTTTCCTCTTATGTGCTGAGATGCAAATCTGTGTGTTTTATATGATGAATGCTCATGCTGTTATGTGCTTTGGCAGAAACCGTTCCGGTTAGAACCGTGAATAGGCAGTGCTCTTCTGGGCTTCAGGCTGTTGCTGACGTTGCCGCCGCCATCAAAGCTGGATTTTATGATATTGGTAAGAGAATAGCCGTCTTTGATTACATTAATTTGATGTGAAGATCTTAGTGATGATGATGTCGGATGCAGGTATTGGGGCTGGATTGGAGTCCATGACTACTAATCCAATGGCATGGGAAGGGTCAGTCAACCCAGCGGTATTGTCGCTTAATTCTCTCTTTTCTGGATTATTTAACTGGCTTTGTGAAGTTTTTAGCGCATTATATAATGTATTGTGTTATTGCAGGTGAAGAAGTTTGAGCAAGCACAGAACTGTCTTCTCCCTATGGGTGTTACTTCAGAAAATGTGGCACAACGCTTTGGTGTCTCAAGGCAGGACCAAGATCAAGCTGCTGTAAGGCAACTGAACTTTTTCAGTATGGCTGTACTTTTAGATTAACGCATAATTTGAGCTCCTGGTGGTAAGCTATTGAATTATATTGCTAGGTTGACTCGCACAGAAAGGCAGCTGCTGCAACTGCTGCTGGTAAATTCAAGGATGAGATCATTCCTGTTAAAACCAAGGTATGTTCCATATCCTCCATACAGTAACTGTAACATTTAAGACTCCTCTTGTTACACTAACTTGTGTTTTCTGTTTCAGCTTGTTGACCCAAAGACAGGAGATGAGAAACCCATTACAGTTTCTGTTGATGATGGGATCCGACCAACCACAACCCTTGCTACTCTTGGGAAGCTGAAGCCAGTGTTTAAAAAGGATGGCACCACAACAGCTGGTACTTTTCCATAATCGACTGTTTCATTGCAATGACTATAATCTGTATTGTCACAGTTCTGAATCCATTGCTTGATTTGTTCTGTCTCAAACAGGAAACTCCAGCCAAGTAAGTGATGGTGCAGGAGCGGTTCTTCTCATGAGGAGAAGCGTTGCTACTCAGAAAGGACTTCCCGTTCTTGGTGTATTCAGGTTGGTGAtaacttttgataaaagctACAAGTCTGGAGATGATTGTGATGTCCATTTACAGAGAAGTGCTAGTATCTAGAGAACATACTTTGTTCTTTCTGTATTTCTCTTCATTTCTGGGCTTCCCTAAATAGCACACAAATTGGAAAAATTGCAGGACATTTGCTGCAGTTGGTGTTGATCCAGCAATCATGGGTGTCGGTCCAGCAGTTGCCATTCCTGCTGCAGTTAAGGCTGCTGGTTTAGAACTCGATGACATCGACTTGTTTGAGATCAACGAGGTAAATAGCAAACACTTTCAGGATCTTCTTACCACATATCATTTCCCAAACCTTCTGATGGTAACTGTTGGTTATAATCTTTGTGTTTTCAGGCATTTGCATCTCAGTTTGTTTATTGCCGTAACAAGTTGGGACTTGACGCAGAGAAAATCAATGTCAACGGAGGCGCAATGGCCATAGGACATCCTTTGGGTGCTACAGGTATATAAGAACAGAGCTATGAAATCACAGTTTTTATTTCAATTCACGAAACCAAAGAGACTTGGTTACTGAGCTCCTCTAAACTCTCAACCAAACCATTGAAACAATCTGCCGAGACATCCTTATAACTGTGCCTTCACTAGCTGCGCTCTAAACCAACTCAGAACTGCTTTAATCTGCTACATTCAGTCATAGACCAATCTTAGCTAATGATTGTTTAAAACTCTTAACAGGAGCACGTTGCGTTGCTACTTTGCTGCACGAGATGAAACGCCGAGGAAAAGACTGTCGATTTGGGGTAGTTTCAATGTGCATTGGtatgcttctctctctctctctcaaaatatCACTCATACAATCTCTAAGTTGGTGTCTGAAAATGTTATTGTTGTTTGGTTGAATCTGGCAGGGACGGGGATGGGTGCAGCGGCTGTGTTTGAGAGAGGAGATGGAGTTGATGAGCTTCGCAACGCAAGGAAAGTTGAATCGCATGGCCTTTTGTCCAAGGACGCTCGTTAGAAATATCATGATGATGTGTACAATCACCAAGAAAACCCTCTTCACTTTTTTTCCCAGCTTTCTTCAGTTTTATTATACTTGTTTGAATAAAGCAGCTCAGCGAATGTTTGCCGGTCTTTTTTATATTCTTCTTGACATGGTCATGTGTTTAGtagtataattttatttacGTGAATGATTCCTTCTATGATATTGTTCTTCTCGAATTTATGTTGCTTCTAGATATTATAGAAGTTTCAGCTCGCAGCAACTTCTTAGAATATTCAACTATGTCGTACAAAACTTGCAAGAGTTTCTTCTAGATGCTGTACAAAAATGAGAAATGTTATTGAACATCAAATGGG is drawn from Brassica rapa cultivar Chiifu-401-42 chromosome A05, CAAS_Brap_v3.01, whole genome shotgun sequence and contains these coding sequences:
- the LOC103867566 gene encoding 3-ketoacyl-CoA thiolase 2, peroxisomal, coding for MEKAIERQRVLLEHLRPSSSSSHSFEGSLSASACLAGDSAAYQRTSLYGDDVVIVAAHRTALCKSKRGNFKDTYPDDLLAPVLRALIEKTNLNPSDVGDIVVGTVLAPGSQRASECRMSAFYAGFPETVPVRTVNRQCSSGLQAVADVAAAIKAGFYDIGIGAGLESMTTNPMAWEGSVNPAVKKFEQAQNCLLPMGVTSENVAQRFGVSRQDQDQAAVDSHRKAAAATAAGKFKDEIIPVKTKLVDPKTGDEKPITVSVDDGIRPTTTLATLGKLKPVFKKDGTTTAGNSSQVSDGAGAVLLMRRSVATQKGLPVLGVFRTFAAVGVDPAIMGVGPAVAIPAAVKAAGLELDDIDLFEINEAFASQFVYCRNKLGLDAEKINVNGGAMAIGHPLGATGARCVATLLHEMKRRGKDCRFGVVSMCIGTGMGAAAVFERGDGVDELRNARKVESHGLLSKDAR
- the LOC103867564 gene encoding uncharacterized protein LOC103867564; protein product: MRMETPGSSSKMLGRDRFHGNADFGNEDNVCNQTGEVFSDEFLKDYSAQRKASKNVEKSHYGDFNRALGIQRVNSGVSDVADSPWMYQTASDVSLPVKLKLLCSFGGRILPRSGDGKLSYIGGETRIISTYKHVGLNELMQKTFAICNHPHTIKYQLPGEDLDALISVRSDEDLLHMIEEYQEAEEKAGSKRIRVFLVSLTENKNINQNTDIEHYQYLSALNGFVDVSPQKSLSGKSQATTQFGTASDYSPPLSHRDSPTSSHYMHGIQIPYDLPSPSSAHKRSNTDTSYFVNPYGVYDNNFPFMVAPNFPQQNPFLFETNHPERNFHRSPSGNVFPHPQTGPAYTGSGKLMLKNVVSDPQLHDKSQIDNRFEAVTKPPWQMVREKSPSLAMSFGSEIWEESDFSFKNPQLVNNETQLTTEVNKWMNHEDPSSFDLASKQLGVSESSNSFSQSYHRVVRIASIGSQDSGSSVFSLSTNTNENLADCLVRKENLDVLPCTQISSNDLYRKNLLGERVLVEDVTNDTTIVPHVHIKTDDNNYYTREGENTSVCSESRVEEKYGKGNITDDAVGEAGICNVQIIKNTDLEDLHELGSGTFGTVYYGKWRGTDVAIKRIKNSCFSGRSSEQERQTKDFWREARILANLHHPNVVAFYGVVPKGPGESMATVTEFMVNGSLRHALHRKDRSLDRRKKLMITLDAAFGMEYLHLKNIVHFDLKCDNLLVNLRDTQRPICKVGDFGLSRIKRNTLVSGGVRGTLPWMAPELLNGSSNRVSEKVDVFSFGIAMWEILTGQEPYADMHCGAIIGGIVNNTLRPSVPEKCDQMWRELMEQCWSFDPAIRPSFTEIIDRLRLMSAALQPKRRTQTTSR